The Naumovozyma castellii chromosome 2, complete genome sequence GGTACTTCTAATGTTTCCTATTTGGCATTCAAAGatatgaagaaatcaaCCGAAGAAGCTGAATCGgaagttgaagaaacaaaggaaaatccattgaatCCATTTTTCATTCGTTCTAAAAACTGGTCAAACTGGATTGCCATCCCTGAAAACGCagaaaaattccaaaaggCCCAAAATGAAGCTCAAGCTGAACAAAAAGTTACCATCGACGTGGAATCTGTTTTATCAGGCGATGTCTTGGACAATTTCATGATTAATATCATTCCAGTTCCAATCCCATCCCGAGTTGCAGTTCCAGTTGCCACCACAGAGATTGCAGCCGAACAACCAGTTGCTGAACAACAGGAAAGTGAAGTCACTACCTCATCGACATAATCCTCTTCTCATGAGTTACAACTTCTTTTAAAACACACACTTGCATCGAACATAATAAATAACCATCTTAAGAAATTACGTCACACCAAATTGCTCTATACCATTGTATCATAGatagaagaaatatgaaATGTGCAATCAAACCACCAACCTCTCTCTTTTTTTTGACCTAAAAATCTCCTCCTTTAATACCATGAATTAActtattaatttaattttacTCACCTAGTTAATTCCTCATCCTTAATAGAGGTAATTCCCCAAACTCCCTTCCCGTAACATATATATGTATGATATAACATAATACAATAAacataatttttttaactAGTGAATATCCAATGTAAACTCCTGAAGATATGTATTTGCTGTCGTTTTTCCGCGCCACATTTTTCGCTTCTCTCTCGACATTATAAGGGAAGATTGAAACTTGATCATTGCAACGTTTGGGTCCATTGGATTTCATGGGACAAAGTAACGAGACAAGTGGTATCTGAAAATGACTTACGATTCCATATCTGTACAATCGCATTCCCAACTTACAGCCATTGTAAGGAGAACTACTCAAAACATCAAAGGGTGGTATTTCTATTGTTTCTCTAGCGAACCCTTCGCAGTCTCCGCGGTAGCAACATACATCCCATTACTTCTAGAACAATTTGCAAGATTAAATGGTGTCCAAGTAGTTGATCACACGCTCCCATGCTTACCAACCGATGACAAATGTGTGGTTCCCTTGTTTCATGAAAGGTTATTCATCGACACGTCAAGTTTCCCACTTTACATTTTTTCTATTAGTGTATTATTTGAACTTTTAATTGTGGTGACTGTATCAGGAATTGTCGATCTACGTGACTGTattaatttgaagaaatgggttttgatgatttttggatttataGGATCATTCTCCACCATCTGGATCTCacatttaaagaaagagCAGTTTTACTCATTACCCATACTATATATAATTGCAAATGCCTGTTTTGGCGTTATCAATGTTGTCGGAAACTCCTTATTACCCAGATTCGTGACTGATTCAGTTAAATATAATCCTAATACCGACAGAAATACACATGACCCTCGCAAAGATAACGTAGATCATCTGACTACTTTAATAAGTGGTAGAGGTGCAAGTTTAGGTTATTCCAGTGCCCTCCTAGTTCAAATAATCTCCATGTTTTTGGTGAAAAGAGTCAATTCGCTTCATATAAAGCAAGATGATACCATTGGTATTCCTAATACAATAAAGGATATTCAGGTTCCAATTTGGTTCGTCGGTATCTGGTGGTTTCTTTGGCAATTACcaatgataaaattgatgaGTGATTTGCCCTCTTCAACTTCAACTACCTCACCAAGTTTACTAAATCAAAGGCTTGATGACATCCATTCACATAAATCCTTAGAGAAGAAACCGGTATCCATTTTCTATGGTTGGCTGTCACTTTGGGAAGCCTTCAAACATGCACGACTATTGGAGGATGTAATGATATTCTTGATTGGTTGGTTCATCATCAGTGATTCCATTACGACCATAAATTCGACGGCAATCCTATTTTCAAGAACAGAATTACAAATGACCACCCTAGAATTGATAATTGTTAGCATATTAACCATGATAAGTGCCATGATTGGTGCCTTTATAATTCCACAATTTCTTTCCAAAAGGTTTCATTGGTCTACACATAaaactttattattcatcATATGTTGGGCCACTTTTATCCCATTTTATGGAATGCTAGGATTCgtttttaattcttttggTTTGAAAAAGAAGTTTGAAATGTTTCTATTGGCAATGTGGTACGGGATTTCACTAGGTGGATTATCTGCTGTTTCACGGTCCTTGTTTAGTCAAATTATTCCAAGGGGCAAAGAATCCACATTTTTCAGTATATTTAGTATTACAGATAAAGGTTCTTCCATTGTCGGACCATTCCTTATTGGCTTAGTGACCGATAAGACTCATAATATAAGGTATGCATTTTATGTCTTATTTGCATTGTTATTGATATCTTTACCTGTAATGAATTGCTTAAATGTGGAAAGAGGTAGAAGAGAAGCACAGGAGTTAAATAGAGTGGACCCTAATCTCACGCCTGAAGAAGCCGATGAAGATTCAACTCCGATAGATTCATAACTACATATACGTACTAAGATTACATTGCATTTTTACATAAGAGATTCCCTTTTCATTAtgaatttcattataaaaaataattatatatatatatatatatatatatgattGTAACTAACAACCCTTATTCAGTCCCTAACAACTCTCCAAATCTTAATGTAACCATCATCACCTCCCGAGGCGAATAATGATTTGTCACGAGGATTCCAAACCACAGTATTACAATTCATACCAAATTTCTTATCATTGCTTGTATTATTGCTATGGCTGGAGTGGCTTGCTCTACTAACATTATTCCCAAATGAACTAAGTCTCTCCTTATTGTGACCACTCAATACACCCAATATATTACCTTTAACTCTATCCCAAATGTAAACTTTTCCGTCTTCTGATCCACTCGCAAccaatttattatcatatCCAAAACAGgatctaataataaattgttCTTGTCGTTGTCCCAtgtatttttgaattaataaattctcCTTATAATCCCACAGttgaatttcattaaatggTAAATTAACAATCAGTAAATTTGCCAATCCCTCTTCGGACCCCTCAGCAACGTCATCATTCATTTCATCGTCCATGTCATAATCTAGTCTTGTGTTCCTAATATCGGGCAATGAAATACATGTCATGTTTTTGTTAATTGTCAACTGTTGAATTTTAGGTAAGATTAATTCATCCAATAAGACATGGCCCCTTTGATGAGCTTCTTCACTAGTCATTGTTGACAAATTTGATTCAGCCAATTTGGTCACAGTTTCATTTGTGGGGAAACTGGAGATATCATAAACGTCAATATTCCCCTGATGAGTCATTAGAATCATATATTTGTCGTCATAGGAAATCTTTAAATCGTGTATTCTTGGGAATTGATCCATAAAAGTAAATACCGAGGAAGATGTAGTGGAATGTGTATTGATTTCATTTGTTTCTGAATCAAATGCAATGGAACTTGCCATTCTATAAATAATCTGTCTCATATTTATATCATAGACAACTACTTCCCTATCGGGGGAACCAACGGCAAATTTCCCATAATGATCAGCAGTGTGAAACCAGTCACAACACCAAGTTCTTGGAGAGTTACCCTTACCAATTTCAACATAGGGATCACGAGTAACATTATGGGTTGTACTACTTGATGGGTTGTTGCTACTATTATTATGCGTTCTATTTGAACGAGTTCTTGAACCTATCAGAGGGAGAGTACGTGAAAGCATTACTGTAGCATTACCACTGGTTGTATTTTCCAATGAAGATTCTGAAGATTCTGAAGGGGACATTGGTGGTTCTTGATTTAATATGTTGGGAATATgaaatgaatcaattggTTGAATTATTTCTGCAATTATTCCAGAGTCTCCTATCTCTGGATTAATATTAGAAGGCTCACCCTTAATATGTATATCATAAATATTTGCGGATTCGTTAAAGGGACAGGAAACCAAATATTTACTATCAGGTGAGAATGAAAGATATAAGACACATTGCTTATTACCTGCCAGTATTTTATATACTTGGAAATCATTTTCCACATCATATATTAAGATTTTTCGATCTGTTGTGGAATCAGCAGAAGCACTAGCCAAATATTTCCCATCTGGGGAGAATTGTAAATACCAAATTTCGTCTGTATTTTGTACAAGTGTTTTTTCCTCtatgaaattaatttcattaaaatcaGTAGTATTGTCCTGcaataaattgaaaattttgggTGTTTTTTCCATATCTGTGTCCTGTTCctcatcttgttcttcttgttggTTATTGTCATTACCATTCAAGACACTaaataaatcttttgaTCGTTGATACTTGATAGCTTGCTTTAATAATGCCACTAAACGTCCCTTTGGTACTAAATCATTAGGATCAATATAGCGTGATATTTGATCTATTAAGAATTctcttgaatttttcaaggAATCATGCCATATTGTATGGAATGGTGTGTTGTTATCATTACCATTAAGTGGACTTGTTAAGACGCTAGACATTTCTCTTAATAATTGTTCTGGCGTGAAATCAGTTTCCAAGTTTAAACCAATGTCATTTTGTAACAATAATACTGAGTCCCAAAGATGAATGAATTTACGTAAGAATGCTCTTAAATAAAAGACAGCGCCAGTTGGGTCAGATGATTGGAAAACCAATTCTAAGAACACCTGTTTATTAACCAATACCATAATTTCTAGGATTTGTCTAAAAGTATCTAGTTGTTCTAAAACTCCAGGACGTCTTAACATCCCAGCAATCTTCTCAAAtaaactttcaaataattgtaATTGTATAGTCATTGTAGATATTGTATGATCTAATGTAGCGGAATGGTTCTGGGTATTTTTGTTATTAACATTCTCTTCTGATTGATCCAAAAGGGTATGACAATTTAAGGATTCTAAATTCAAGTTACCATTCTTTAATGgtaattttgataataattccaaAGTTATATCAAAGAAACTACCATCtctaatatatttgaatattttttgcaCGACGGTGGATTCCACTTGAATACCACCACTCTCCTCCTGTAAGCAAATGGATGAATTTTCATACCCGAGTTCATGTAAAGTATgtattaataatttggtCATTTGCACTTTATCGAAGGTACCACCAATAAGCCCATTGTTTGAATTGGATGCATTATGAAGagaggatgatgaagttaGTCCTCTTGATgattcttttaattttttttgtctCTCGGTGACGGCAGTTGTGTAAGATGGTACAAATACGTTTGGGTTTGGGTTTGGGTTTGAATTTGTCACATTGGAAACTTTGCTTTCAGCAGTCGGTGGACGTAAAGTTCTAGCCATAGTTGTGTTTGTTCGGAGATATTATGGATGTCGGATTTTATGTTCAGAGTTCAATGAGAAATAGCAATGTTGGTATGTGAAGTATGAAATAGATTGCTGTTAAATCAGAATCCGGGACCTGGGTGCTCCAAccgttgttgttgttgctgttggATGTTGAATGGTCCATGGCTCAGTCCAAGAAGGGGAGTCTTCATGTTGTTATGAATAACTTGGATGGGTTACCCGGACGAACAAATTGGCTTGGCACTACAAGAGTTTTACTTACATTCAACAAGGTTATCCAAGCTAATACTTCACAAAAATATCAGGACTAGCAGGCAGGTGAAAAACCAAAACCACAAGAGTTTGAGCCAAGATAAATCACCAATCATTCTTgcaattgaacaatttggGTTGCagttaattaatttaaagatttcattattattatatgaaaaatattgtatatCTTGACACAAATTAGAATATATTGAGGTAAATTTCAGCTACTAAATACAAAATGAGCTACTTAGCAACTAAGGAGACTGCCTCCTGATTACATTTGATACACGTGTAGAATTTCTCTTTCCTACCATCCTTACCAACAGTACGTTCCCTCAACAACCCCTTGGCAGCTTGGATCTTAAATTCTGCTGTCGTCACCATGTATTTGCAACTCAGGCAGCGTGTCTTGGATCTTGAGTATCTCCTATAACATGCTCCACAAATCTGTTCTGGACTATCCGTATCCCAAGGAAGGTTTCTGGCACGTCCTTCAATTTGGCCTCCATGGCTAAAGCAAAGTATTCCCATGGAGGCTTTCCTATCTTTTGTCaactttttctttgaatcGGTGAAAGTTGATCCTTCACAATGGAAGCATGGATAACCTTTGACACTCCTCCCATCTTCTAGTATACCGGGTATCTCtgccttcttcttcatttgagTTAATTGTCCCGTTgttataatttttccacAGGTGGCTTGGAGACATCTTGTTGCTGTACGAGAAAAANTGACCATAGCATTTGATTGCATTTGATGATCTACGAACTTGCTCCAGGGTACTGGTCTCCACTTCTTATCTTCAATCCTGGAGCAACTCTGGCAAGTCCCGggtttcattttcatcttaGAAATAGCTAGTGGTCTACTTGTGTCTACATTTACAGGGAATCTGCATTTGATACATTCCAAAGTGGAAATATCACAAAACTCAACCCCTTGGAATCTCCGATAATTTAAACGTATCTTTGCAGCTTCTTTCAAACTGTGAATGTGAAGACAGGAAATAGAACCACATATTGTTCTTGTGTTGTAATACTTGGTCATACACCCGGAGCACCCCTTCATTTGTTTGTAAATAGGATGAGTCCTCCATTTACTCGATTGTGTATTATTACAACTTCCACACGAACCTATAATTAGCCCGTATAATACCTCCATTTTAGAATCCAATTTCATGATTCCTCCGCATTTGAAACAGTTCAGTTCTTCACCACGATTTTCTAGTTCTTCATATTGCGACCTTGTCGGAATCGTCAAACATTTGTCATCGTTACATCTTGTTCTGGATAGTCTGAAATTTTTGTAGCAAAGTTTACAGAGTTTCTTAAccacagaagaagatgtcAAATTGGTCTGCCATGGAGCTGGGGACCATTCTTCTAGCTCAGTGGTACCACAGGAGCAGCACTTCATTTCTGCACCAACTGGTTTAGTACAAACAACAATGTTGTCCTCAGTAATCAACACACCTTCTGAGGTAGTGAGAGTCACATCAAAGCATTCCTCAATAACGTCATTTTGGACATTGAATAATGGTGGAGATGGTGGGctaattttcttaattgAATCATCAAAAGCATTCATACTTAGAGTGGACATTAAATTTCCCTTGGCCGTCTTCTTTCTTATACATCCGCAACGCGAAAGAACtgattcaaaaatttggaaattggAACCTGGTGTAACTCCCATAGCGAAAATATCAAGACAGTGCCAACcgtcattattaatatgTGCAGGGCGAAAATGTGTGTAGAGGTTTAAACCAAGAGATCTACAGACTTTGGTGATGCCGACTCTAATTGGATCATACACTGAAACGAtccaaaaaatataacaaCGAGATAAATCGGAATGGCCGTCACTGTCAATTAACCCAGCAATCAGGGACTCTCTAACAATTCGCTCATCCATCACATATTTAATGGggaaattcttctttttatcgagaagaaattgtaatttatttatagCCCTCCATAATGGTGAATGTACTAGATTGAATGTCAATCTGTGCGGCTGGGATAGCCCCATTTCAGCTGTACCACCCTTAGTATGAGGGTTTGCCCAATACTTGGTTTCCATCCCCCAAATTTTACCATATTCTTCCAGAGTACTATTAACATCTACGTCTTCCCTATTAATGGCAAAGTATGGATCACGCTTATGGCCATCACCTAACCAAAACCCAAGTAACCACGCCATTGAA is a genomic window containing:
- the NCAS0B08920 gene encoding uncharacterized protein, whose protein sequence is MGIAKGTRIYLEDGSLKKIENINIGDMILQPVGPAMEVLEINSKSEKLVKVEQITQHRRTDANGFTKPVYDIINLRASEDQVIMTSSKMVAGIFLENQNPAKPLNDRRNAATATAAVDDLTLFVSEEEEGNLTDDHISIFNWPARISELNLLNKNTRLRTRLYLSPFEYNRPIMRKELETLFQKSITTEELASMAWLLGFWLGDGHKRDPYFAINREDVDVNSTLEEYGKIWGMETKYWANPHTKGGTAEMGLSQPHRLTFNLVHSPLWRAINKLQFLLDKKKNFPIKYVMDERIVRESLIAGLIDSDGHSDLSRCYIFWIVSVYDPIRVGITKVCRSLGLNLYTHFRPAHINNDGWHCLDIFAMGVTPGSNFQIFESVLSRCGCIRKKTAKGNLMSTLSMNAFDDSIKKISPPSPPLFNVQNDVIEECFDVTLTTSEGVLITEDNIVVCTKPVGAEMKCCSCGTTELEEWSPAPWQTNLTSSSVVKKLCKLCYKNFRLSRTRCNDDKCLTIPTRSQYEELENRGEELNCFKCGGIMKLDSKMEVLYGLIIGSCGSCNNTQSSKWRTHPIYKQMKGCSGCMTKYYNTRTICGSISCLHIHSLKEAAKIRLNYRRFQGVEFCDISTLECIKCRFPVNVDTSRPLAISKMKMKPGTCQSCSRIEDKKWRPVPWSKFVDHQMQSNAMVXFSRTATRCLQATCGKIITTGQLTQMKKKAEIPGILEDGRSVKGYPCFHCEGSTFTDSKKKLTKDRKASMGILCFSHGGQIEGRARNLPWDTDSPEQICGACYRRYSRSKTRCLSCKYMVTTAEFKIQAAKGLLRERTVGKDGRKEKFYTCIKCNQEAVSLVAK
- the ATG22 gene encoding Atg22p (ancestral locus Anc_1.35), which produces MTYDSISVQSHSQLTAIVRRTTQNIKGWYFYCFSSEPFAVSAVATYIPLLLEQFARLNGVQVVDHTLPCLPTDDKCVVPLFHERLFIDTSSFPLYIFSISVLFELLIVVTVSGIVDLRDCINLKKWVLMIFGFIGSFSTIWISHLKKEQFYSLPILYIIANACFGVINVVGNSLLPRFVTDSVKYNPNTDRNTHDPRKDNVDHLTTLISGRGASLGYSSALLVQIISMFLVKRVNSLHIKQDDTIGIPNTIKDIQVPIWFVGIWWFLWQLPMIKLMSDLPSSTSTTSPSLLNQRLDDIHSHKSLEKKPVSIFYGWLSLWEAFKHARLLEDVMIFLIGWFIISDSITTINSTAILFSRTELQMTTLELIIVSILTMISAMIGAFIIPQFLSKRFHWSTHKTLLFIICWATFIPFYGMLGFVFNSFGLKKKFEMFLLAMWYGISLGGLSAVSRSLFSQIIPRGKESTFFSIFSITDKGSSIVGPFLIGLVTDKTHNIRYAFYVLFALLLISLPVMNCLNVERGRREAQELNRVDPNLTPEEADEDSTPIDS
- the GID7 gene encoding glucose-induced degradation complex subunit GID7 (ancestral locus Anc_1.34), whose protein sequence is MARTLRPPTAESKVSNVTNSNPNPNPNVFVPSYTTAVTERQKKLKESSRGLTSSSSLHNASNSNNGLIGGTFDKVQMTKLLIHTLHELGYENSSICLQEESGGIQVESTVVQKIFKYIRDGSFFDITLELLSKLPLKNGNLNLESLNCHTLLDQSEENVNNKNTQNHSATLDHTISTMTIQLQLFESLFEKIAGMLRRPGVLEQLDTFRQILEIMVLVNKQVFLELVFQSSDPTGAVFYLRAFLRKFIHLWDSVLLLQNDIGLNLETDFTPEQLLREMSSVLTSPLNGNDNNTPFHTIWHDSLKNSREFLIDQISRYIDPNDLVPKGRLVALLKQAIKYQRSKDLFSVLNGNDNNQQEEQDEEQDTDMEKTPKIFNLLQDNTTDFNEINFIEEKTLVQNTDEIWYLQFSPDGKYLASASADSTTDRKILIYDVENDFQVYKILAGNKQCVLYLSFSPDSKYLVSCPFNESANIYDIHIKGEPSNINPEIGDSGIIAEIIQPIDSFHIPNILNQEPPMSPSESSESSLENTTSGNATVMLSRTLPLIGSRTRSNRTHNNSSNNPSSSTTHNVTRDPYVEIGKGNSPRTWCCDWFHTADHYGKFAVGSPDREVVVYDINMRQIIYRMASSIAFDSETNEINTHSTTSSSVFTFMDQFPRIHDLKISYDDKYMILMTHQGNIDVYDISSFPTNETVTKLAESNLSTMTSEEAHQRGHVLLDELILPKIQQLTINKNMTCISLPDIRNTRLDYDMDDEMNDDVAEGSEEGLANLLIVNLPFNEIQLWDYKENLLIQKYMGQRQEQFIIRSCFGYDNKLVASGSEDGKVYIWDRVKGNILGVLSGHNKERLSSFGNNVSRASHSSHSNNTSNDKKFGMNCNTVVWNPRDKSLFASGGDDGYIKIWRVVRD